One part of the Lotus japonicus ecotype B-129 chromosome 2, LjGifu_v1.2 genome encodes these proteins:
- the LOC130737039 gene encoding uncharacterized protein LOC130737039, whose protein sequence is MNLLSYNTRGLGSRVKGHSIRNLIQKEKVDFACLQETKLGVLSQSDCQLIWGNEDIEWIHSPAVNLGGGVLCIWRKDAFTTEEVTCNQRWICIRGKWKDRAEEWMIMNIYAPCTVDGKRQLWEEIIAWKRRSNVNYWSVVGDFNTVRCSEERKGIGADSSSHYRRDSELFNEFIEAMELVDIPLTGKKFTWVRPNGSAMSRLDRCLVSLGVLDVWPQCVQQVLDREFSDHCPVLLKQLNYEWGPRPFRVINCWLDDPRFAPFVKESWKAIDVQGQGIFIMKEKLKLLKAKLKQWNV, encoded by the coding sequence ATGAATCTGTTATCATATAATACAAGGGGGTTGGGAAGCAGGGTAAAAGGCCATTCAATCAGAAATCTAATTCAGAAGGAAAAAGTTGATTTTGCTTGTCTTCAAGAAACAAAGTTGGGAGTGTTGAGTCAATCAGATTGCCAATTAATATGGGGGAACGAGGATATTGAGTGGATTCATTCCCCGGCTGTTAACCTTGGGGGTGGAGTACTTTGTATCTGGCGTAAGGACGCTTTCACTACTGAGGAGGTCACATGCAATCAGAGGTGGATCTGTATTCGGGGGAAGTGGAAGGATCGGGCAGAAGAGTGGATGATTATGAATATCTATGCTCCTTGTACTGTGGATGGAAAACGCCAGCTCTGGGAGGAAATAATTGCATGGAAAAGGAGGAGCAATGTGAATTATTGGTCCGTAGTCGGCGACTTTAACACAGTTCGCTGCTCCGAAGAGAGGAAAGGAATTGGGGCTGATTCTAGTAGTCATTACAGAAGGGATTCAGAATTGTTTAATGAATTTATTGAAGCAATGGAATTGGTTGATATTCCGCTGACTGGAAAGAAATTCACATGGGTAAGGCCAAATGGATCAGCCATGAGCAGACTAGATCGTTGTTTGGTTTCTTTGGGGGTCCTTGATGTATGGCCACAGTGTGTTCAGCAGGTTCTTGATAGAGAATTTTCTGACCATTGTCCGGTATTGTTGAAGCAGTTAAACTATGAGTGGGGACCTAGACCGTTTAGGGTAATCAATTGTTGGTTGGATGATCCGCGTTTTGCTCCGTTTGTTAAAGAAAGTTGGAAAGCAATTGATGTCCAAGGGCAGGGGATTTTtattatgaaggagaaattAAAGTTATTGAAAGCCAAATTGAAACAATGGAATGTATAG